One stretch of Prinia subflava isolate CZ2003 ecotype Zambia chromosome 7, Cam_Psub_1.2, whole genome shotgun sequence DNA includes these proteins:
- the LOC134552533 gene encoding uncharacterized protein LOC134552533 codes for MGEMLSMRVLVLISVVVKIRAGMFDIDTRENMWVTWAKQTKQDSFCLSLATPSNPFRTCLIGVPLTSMAEFKSLTPVRIDPKGDLGPQAAAIARNLRAAGPEPQELDLLGSVPGNYCLVFGRFAVNSSLLIIDEQQLKGHATWLSPHSLLYYNYSEYCNSWVRSVTQLTTAAKRLPPGIFLVCGDRAWSTVPQNSVGGPCYFGKLTLFAPSIHQVLGLPRKAQRVKRSMSQLGPNCKDHVTLWQPPAVISASIFAPGVASAQALTQLKHLACWTGKQINITTKLLSELAEDVSGIRHSVLQNRAAIDFLLLAQGHGCEEFEGMCCMNLSDHSRSIHQQLAQLRDNMKHLVVENTPFDTWLKSWNLTGWIVDLIRFGIMIFIAVIVVLTIVPCLIQCMRKLADRALTSVWIAQKEKGGTVAEFLRYRGHDMLTDTI; via the coding sequence atgtttgacattgacacaagggagaacatgtgggttacttgggccaaacaaactaaacaggattccttttgtttatctctagcgacgccatccaatccttttagaacctgcttgattggagttccactgacctccatggcagagttcaagtctttAACTCCTGTCAGGATTGACCCAAAAGGTGAtttagggccacaagctgctgccatagcgcgAAACCTTCGAGCGGCTGGTCCAGAACCTCAGGAGCTTGATCTcttaggttctgtgccaggaaactattgtcttgtctttgggcgctttgcagtgaattctagtctattaatcatagatgagcagcaattgaaaggccacgctacgtggctgtcccctcattcacttttgtattacaattactctgagtattgtaatagttgggtcagatctgtcacgcaattgacaacagctgctaagagattgccaccaggaatctttttaGTTTGCGGAGATAGAGCGTGGTCCACAGTACCTCAAAACAGTGTcggaggaccgtgttattttggcaaactaactctgttcgcacctagcattcaccaggttctaggcttgccaAGGAAGGCTCAACGAGTCAAGCGCAGTATGTCTCAGCTAGGTCCCAACTGCAAAGATCACGTTACCCTATGGCAGCCTCcagccgtgatctcagcatccatttttgccccaggagttgcttcagcacaagccctcacacaactgaaacatttagcctgctggacaggaaaacagattaacataacgacgaagttgttgagtgagcttgctgaagatgttagtggcattcgccattcagtgctccagaaccgagccgcgattgacttccttcttttggctcaggggcatggatgcgaagagtttgaaggcatgtgctgcatgaatttatcagaccactcacggtcgatacatcaacagttagcgcagttgagggacaacatgaaacatctTGTAGTTGAGAACACTCCGTTTGACACttggctgaagtcttggaatctcactgggtggattgtggatttaattcgttttggtataatgatctttattgctgtcatagtagtgttgacaatagtgccttgcttgatacaatgcatgcgcaaattagctgaccgtgccttaacgtcggtttggatagcccaaaaagaaaaagggggaactgtggccgagtttctcaggtatcgtgggcatgatatgctcacagataccatttga